A stretch of the Vagococcus xieshaowenii genome encodes the following:
- a CDS encoding beta-glucoside-specific PTS transporter subunit IIABC, whose translation MEKYQQLASEIIENVGGKDNILGLTHCVTRLRFKLRDESLANDEFLKNHEGVVTVLKSAGQYQVVIGNHVPDVFKVVREQAGLSDDLSTIEDDKKEMSLFARFFDFISGVMMPSIAILSASGIIKGLNTVLSVAGVYSAESSYYTLINAIGDAMFYFFPIILGYNTARKLKMNPYIGLTLGAIMCYPEINGVDLSFFGHNINATYTSTVLPIILLVCLAAPVERFFNKVLPSAVKTFMTPMLVMLICLPIGFALIGPLANLVGLYLGKGINTVIGISPILAGILLGGMWQLFVMFGVHMMIIMPSIMGLMQGTPDAMMAMISLVSFTQLGIVLAIWMKTRDKKLKNIALPAWIASIFGVTEPAIYGVTLPRRKMFVLSCIMGAISGGLLGVLNVKAYTMAGLGIFGLPGMIDPNSGDLDNLVKAIIVMIITTILSLVAGYILFKDDKVEATMDEVGTNHTKMTSVSNAIGEAEVLVNPIKGTILPLNEVKDDAFAQGIMGKGIAIDPEEGHVYAPCDGTVMTVFPTKHAIGLISEGGSEILIHLGMDTVQLNGQYFEAHVESGQKVVKGDLLISFDLDAIKDAGYSMVTPIIVTNTRDYSEISPVSTTGDITVGTDLLSLQV comes from the coding sequence ATGGAAAAGTATCAACAATTAGCATCAGAAATTATTGAAAATGTCGGTGGTAAAGACAATATTTTAGGATTAACACATTGTGTCACACGTTTAAGGTTTAAATTAAGAGATGAGAGTTTAGCCAATGATGAGTTTTTAAAAAATCATGAAGGTGTAGTGACAGTCTTAAAATCGGCTGGACAATATCAAGTTGTTATCGGTAATCATGTACCTGATGTATTTAAAGTCGTGAGAGAACAAGCAGGACTTTCAGATGATCTTTCTACTATTGAAGATGATAAAAAAGAAATGAGCTTGTTCGCGAGATTCTTTGATTTTATTTCAGGCGTGATGATGCCGTCTATTGCTATTTTATCAGCGTCGGGAATCATTAAAGGGTTGAATACGGTTTTATCGGTTGCAGGAGTCTACTCAGCAGAAAGTTCTTATTACACATTAATTAATGCGATTGGGGATGCAATGTTCTATTTCTTCCCGATTATATTAGGCTATAATACAGCACGTAAGTTGAAAATGAATCCATATATTGGATTAACGTTAGGTGCTATTATGTGTTACCCAGAAATTAATGGTGTAGATCTTAGCTTCTTTGGTCATAATATAAACGCTACCTATACATCGACTGTATTGCCCATTATTTTATTAGTTTGTTTAGCGGCACCGGTAGAACGTTTCTTTAATAAAGTATTACCAAGTGCAGTAAAAACATTTATGACGCCGATGCTTGTGATGTTAATTTGTTTACCTATTGGTTTTGCATTGATTGGACCTTTAGCAAATTTAGTTGGTTTATATTTAGGAAAAGGAATCAACACAGTCATTGGGATAAGCCCAATTTTAGCAGGTATTTTACTAGGTGGTATGTGGCAATTATTCGTTATGTTTGGTGTACATATGATGATTATTATGCCGTCAATTATGGGCTTAATGCAAGGAACACCTGATGCAATGATGGCAATGATTTCACTTGTTTCATTTACACAATTAGGTATCGTTTTAGCTATTTGGATGAAAACTCGCGATAAAAAATTAAAAAATATTGCCCTACCAGCTTGGATCGCATCTATTTTTGGGGTAACTGAACCGGCTATTTACGGGGTAACATTACCACGTAGAAAAATGTTTGTTCTATCTTGTATTATGGGAGCTATCAGTGGTGGTTTACTAGGAGTATTAAATGTTAAAGCTTATACAATGGCAGGTTTAGGAATCTTCGGGCTACCCGGTATGATTGACCCAAATTCAGGTGATTTAGATAATTTAGTCAAAGCGATTATAGTGATGATTATCACCACAATTCTTTCGTTAGTAGCAGGATATATTCTATTCAAAGACGATAAAGTAGAAGCAACGATGGATGAAGTTGGAACAAATCATACAAAAATGACGAGCGTTTCTAACGCAATTGGAGAAGCTGAAGTATTAGTGAATCCTATTAAAGGGACAATTCTTCCTCTTAATGAAGTAAAAGACGATGCATTTGCACAAGGGATTATGGGAAAAGGGATTGCGATTGATCCTGAAGAAGGTCATGTGTACGCGCCTTGTGATGGCACGGTAATGACGGTTTTTCCAACCAAACATGCGATTGGTTTAATATCTGAGGGTGGCAGTGAGATTCTTATTCATTTAGGTATGGATACTGTACAATTGAACGGTCAATATTTTGAAGCGCATGTTGAAAGTGGTCAAAAAGTGGTTAAAGGTGATTTGTTAATTTCTTTTGATTTAGATGCAATTAAGGATGCAGGATACTCAATGGTAACGCCTATTATTGTGACTAACACACGTGATTATAGTGAAATTTCACCTGTATCCACAACTGGAGACATTACAGTTGGAACAGATTTATTAAGCTTACAAGTGTAG
- a CDS encoding glycoside hydrolase family 1 protein produces MKFPKDFFWGGATAANQVEGAWNIEGKGMIETDISASGGVNKHRVLTYQLPTGEIVEVPMFGRVPEGANPYVDPTRYYPNHEAIDFYHHYKEDIALFAEMGFKMYRMSISWSRIFPKGIENEPNQAGLEFYRNVFLELKKYKIEPLVTLWHFDTPLYLETETGGWMNRSTIDHFVRYAEIVMTEYKDLVNYWITFNEINNRLFFLEMLPESQRQQAAQISIQELHHQFLASAKVVKLARQINPQNKIACMINGVTPYPLTSRPSDVLMAQEALKQGIYYCGDIQVRGKYPSFAKRLWEKYGVELEMEADDAAVLLEGKVDIFSFSYYMSMCLTTDEEAQTGQGNFSFGALNPYLDYSDWGWGIDPTGLRYILNELYGRYEIPMMVVENGLGQDDTLEADGSVHDPYRIDYLKRHVEAMSEAIADGVDLIAYTSWGCIDLISAGTGQMSKRYGFIYVDLDDEGNGTRQRYRKDSFYWYQRLIATNAEEM; encoded by the coding sequence ATGAAATTTCCAAAAGATTTTTTCTGGGGTGGTGCAACGGCTGCTAATCAAGTTGAGGGAGCCTGGAATATAGAAGGTAAAGGCATGATCGAAACGGATATTTCAGCATCAGGCGGAGTTAACAAACATCGTGTGTTGACATATCAGTTACCAACTGGAGAAATAGTCGAAGTGCCAATGTTTGGGAGGGTACCTGAGGGAGCTAATCCTTATGTAGACCCAACACGGTATTATCCAAACCATGAAGCAATTGATTTTTATCACCATTATAAAGAAGATATTGCCTTGTTTGCAGAGATGGGGTTTAAAATGTATCGTATGTCCATTTCATGGTCGCGTATTTTTCCAAAAGGTATTGAAAACGAGCCCAATCAAGCTGGCTTAGAATTTTACCGTAATGTCTTTTTAGAATTGAAAAAATACAAGATTGAGCCATTAGTAACATTGTGGCATTTTGATACACCTCTTTACTTAGAAACAGAAACAGGCGGTTGGATGAATCGTAGCACGATTGACCATTTTGTCCGCTATGCAGAAATAGTGATGACAGAATACAAGGATTTAGTCAATTACTGGATTACTTTTAATGAAATTAACAATCGTTTGTTCTTCTTAGAGATGTTACCAGAATCGCAACGTCAACAAGCGGCACAAATTAGTATTCAAGAGTTACATCACCAATTTTTGGCAAGTGCTAAAGTAGTGAAATTAGCTAGACAAATCAATCCTCAAAATAAAATTGCCTGCATGATTAATGGTGTAACGCCTTATCCATTGACCTCACGTCCGAGTGATGTGTTAATGGCGCAAGAAGCACTGAAGCAAGGCATTTATTACTGTGGCGATATTCAAGTTCGTGGGAAGTATCCAAGCTTTGCTAAGCGTTTATGGGAGAAATACGGGGTTGAATTAGAGATGGAAGCAGATGATGCTGCCGTTTTATTAGAAGGTAAAGTTGATATCTTCTCGTTTTCATATTATATGTCGATGTGTTTAACAACGGATGAAGAAGCCCAAACAGGACAAGGGAATTTTTCTTTTGGGGCGCTAAATCCTTATTTAGACTATAGCGATTGGGGTTGGGGAATCGATCCAACAGGTTTGCGTTATATTTTGAATGAATTGTATGGTCGTTATGAAATTCCGATGATGGTTGTAGAAAATGGTTTAGGTCAAGATGATACTTTAGAAGCCGATGGCAGTGTTCACGATCCATATCGTATTGATTATTTAAAGCGTCATGTGGAAGCGATGAGTGAAGCCATTGCAGATGGAGTGGATTTAATCGCCTATACTTCTTGGGGGTGTATTGATTTAATCTCAGCCGGAACAGGACAAATGTCTAAACGTTATGGGTTCATCTATGTTGATTTAGATGATGAAGGAAATGGCACCCGTCAACGTTATCGTAAAGACAGTTTCTATTGGTACCAACGATTAATTGCAACGAATGCAGAAGAAATGTAA
- a CDS encoding ABC transporter ATP-binding protein codes for MLEVKGLVKTFGEMTAVDQLSFTIPKGTILGLIGQNGAGKTTTFRLILNFLKANQGQVLWDGQPLTEKDYDMIGYLPEERGLYPKISIEEQLIYFARLRGKSKREIEPKIDEWMEKFQVKGKRTDKVKSLSKGNQQKVQLIATLIHEPKLIILDEPFSGLDPVNAELLKNGIIELKDKGACVIFSSHNMENVEKICDHLIMLRNGQTVLDGEVHTIRQSFGRTKLMIDSSLPLETIQAIDGVLSTKQRPDGMLEVNLRGEEVGKDIFKQAAAYGYMPVFNQFPPTLEDIFKMKVGEGNE; via the coding sequence ATGTTAGAAGTCAAGGGTTTGGTTAAGACATTTGGTGAGATGACAGCGGTTGATCAATTGAGTTTTACAATTCCTAAAGGGACTATTTTAGGATTGATTGGTCAAAATGGTGCAGGTAAAACAACAACTTTTCGTTTAATTTTGAATTTTTTGAAAGCTAATCAGGGCCAGGTTCTTTGGGATGGACAGCCATTAACAGAAAAAGATTATGACATGATTGGTTATTTACCGGAAGAGCGTGGTTTATATCCTAAAATTAGTATTGAGGAACAATTAATTTATTTTGCTCGTTTACGTGGGAAAAGTAAAAGAGAAATTGAACCTAAAATCGATGAGTGGATGGAAAAATTTCAAGTCAAAGGAAAACGGACGGATAAAGTGAAATCTCTTTCTAAGGGGAATCAACAAAAAGTCCAATTAATCGCAACGCTAATTCATGAACCAAAGCTCATTATTTTAGATGAACCCTTCAGTGGATTGGATCCTGTGAATGCAGAGTTATTAAAAAATGGTATTATCGAATTGAAAGATAAAGGCGCTTGTGTGATTTTTTCTAGTCATAACATGGAAAATGTAGAAAAAATTTGTGATCATTTAATTATGCTTCGTAATGGCCAAACAGTTCTGGATGGTGAAGTTCATACTATTAGACAAAGTTTTGGACGTACTAAGTTAATGATTGATTCTTCTTTACCGCTAGAAACAATTCAAGCGATTGATGGTGTTTTATCAACCAAGCAACGTCCAGATGGGATGCTTGAGGTGAATTTGAGAGGTGAAGAAGTAGGGAAAGACATCTTTAAGCAAGCAGCAGCGTATGGTTATATGCCAGTCTTTAATCAATTTCCGCCGACATTAGAAGATATTTTCAAAATGAAAGTAGGTGAAGGCAATGAATAA
- a CDS encoding ABC transporter permease — MNKLWIIALETYKRNIKSPTFFVMILAPFMMVGFSLLGGLIGNKFGETTNIAVVAKDTTLREDFLKRVSLEVDEAIDTEDSAKKALENEEIDGFLVINSTEKQPEISGEFFGESSLSQTDELEIQQILTSMQLARVSDSLKLSAEDVQKLNQPSTFTTKTVSFDEGVMTDKADNKLAQTLGSVFISLAMYVIILMYAQVVATEVASEKGTRIMEIILSSTSASKHFYGKILGIFLVILTQVVIYIGLGLGAFFFTKETDFIKDMLSNVSIKELVGGLIGYNLLYLLLGVVIYTVLAALCGSLVSKSEDAGKAVAPVTYLTMIGFFLTIFLGMNDPQHILMKITSFIPFLSSFTMPLRIASQTVSVTEIVISLVILLLSMLILLKLSAKIYRSTALVYSDTGMWQSLKKSLSLMKSEQQ, encoded by the coding sequence ATGAATAAGTTATGGATTATTGCGCTTGAAACATATAAAAGAAACATCAAAAGTCCAACGTTTTTCGTGATGATATTAGCTCCCTTTATGATGGTGGGTTTCAGTTTATTAGGTGGGTTAATTGGAAATAAATTTGGTGAAACAACGAATATTGCGGTCGTTGCTAAAGATACAACGCTTCGTGAGGATTTCCTTAAACGAGTGTCATTAGAAGTGGATGAAGCAATCGACACGGAAGATAGTGCCAAGAAAGCGCTAGAAAATGAAGAAATTGATGGTTTTTTAGTAATTAATAGTACAGAAAAACAACCAGAAATATCAGGGGAATTTTTTGGAGAATCATCGTTAAGTCAAACAGATGAACTAGAAATTCAACAAATTTTAACTAGCATGCAGTTGGCTAGAGTATCTGATTCGCTAAAACTTTCAGCAGAAGATGTGCAGAAACTTAATCAACCATCGACCTTCACAACTAAAACAGTGAGTTTTGATGAAGGTGTGATGACGGATAAGGCGGATAATAAGTTAGCGCAAACATTGGGATCAGTATTTATTTCGTTAGCCATGTATGTCATTATCTTGATGTATGCACAAGTAGTTGCTACAGAAGTCGCTTCAGAAAAAGGGACACGTATTATGGAGATTATTTTATCTAGTACATCAGCTTCTAAACATTTCTATGGCAAAATATTAGGGATTTTCTTAGTCATTTTAACGCAAGTTGTCATATACATAGGTTTAGGATTGGGTGCATTTTTCTTTACTAAAGAGACTGATTTTATAAAAGATATGTTAAGTAATGTATCGATTAAAGAATTAGTAGGTGGGTTAATTGGTTACAATTTGCTTTATTTATTACTAGGTGTGGTTATCTATACGGTATTAGCAGCGTTATGTGGTTCGCTCGTATCTAAATCTGAAGATGCAGGTAAAGCGGTCGCACCGGTAACTTATCTAACGATGATTGGCTTTTTCTTAACGATATTCTTAGGGATGAATGACCCACAACATATTTTGATGAAGATCACATCATTTATCCCTTTCTTATCATCGTTTACTATGCCTTTACGTATTGCTAGTCAAACCGTTTCGGTAACAGAAATCGTCATTTCATTGGTCATTTTGTTGCTTTCAATGCTTATCTTATTAAAGCTTTCAGCAAAAATTTATCGCTCGACAGCGTTAGTCTACAGTGATACAGGTATGTGGCAATCGTTGAAAAAATCCCTATCGTTAATGAAGAGTGAACAACAATAG
- a CDS encoding LemA family protein, protein MNNSKKTGLIAGIIVIVLALYGIVTYNGFISKEADVDNQWAKVESKLQRRYDLIPNLVNSVQGSMKQEKEVFSNITKARENMAGAKGATEVSAASSELEGALSRLLVVMENYPDLKSSENVKTLMTQLEGTENRISVERDRYNESVKRYNVALKKFPKSFIAKMMGLEKEDYFEADEKAAEAPTINFDE, encoded by the coding sequence ATGAATAATTCAAAAAAGACCGGACTAATTGCAGGTATTATTGTCATTGTATTAGCCTTATATGGAATTGTTACGTATAATGGCTTTATTTCAAAAGAAGCTGATGTGGATAATCAATGGGCAAAAGTTGAATCTAAGTTGCAACGTCGTTATGACTTAATTCCAAATTTAGTTAATTCTGTTCAAGGAAGTATGAAACAGGAAAAAGAAGTGTTTAGTAATATTACTAAAGCGCGTGAAAATATGGCAGGTGCAAAAGGGGCAACAGAAGTATCAGCAGCAAGTTCTGAACTTGAAGGAGCCTTGTCTCGATTGTTAGTTGTGATGGAAAATTATCCAGATTTGAAGTCTAGCGAGAATGTAAAAACATTAATGACACAGCTTGAAGGAACAGAAAATCGTATTTCAGTTGAGCGTGATCGTTACAATGAATCAGTGAAACGTTATAATGTCGCCCTAAAGAAATTCCCTAAATCATTTATTGCTAAAATGATGGGCTTAGAAAAAGAAGATTATTTTGAAGCAGATGAAAAAGCAGCAGAGGCGCCAACCATTAATTTTGATGAATAG
- a CDS encoding TPM domain-containing protein — protein sequence MGGIVKKIPYLGFIVLLGWLMFVLPASMLASENNIFVEDYAGVLSDKQKATIKEMNDVTFKNLEGAPQYAVVTLPNLEGQSSIEDYAVRKFEQLGVGQSDLDNGFLFVIAIEDRKYRLEVGYGVEDVITDSMKEDIVSDEATELLQDEQYGDAIMLISKNVEKVVVDRYGNYEASKQQVVEEKARQAQMFHMFGQVIVSLVSATGLGALGYMMYLFIIKKKISHTYINEQVEGYHFESAKTIASVPIAAKKQRVSFAKLYAQKSKRNQLPLNQLPDVLAVGLVEDAIMQYQQANRGRNVYKVPIYLEGEQLAELTQQLVEAFDSFKLPLKVNPYLQAPYIEQIGHYVEHRTIEHQHLLAISDHNKQMVENISYRYTEHIGALNKTTIENELLVALMTYRLLEGKNLSDDSLLSQLDFSDQPLASAYQYAEKQRKKIAKDKREKALNDLSNMTLGDYYLQTLIWSSYASSSGGGFSGGGSSFGGGSSGGGGFSGGW from the coding sequence TTGGGTGGGATAGTTAAAAAGATACCTTATCTAGGATTCATCGTGTTACTAGGATGGCTGATGTTTGTGTTGCCTGCCTCAATGCTTGCATCTGAGAATAATATTTTTGTTGAAGATTATGCAGGCGTTTTAAGTGATAAACAAAAAGCGACTATCAAAGAGATGAATGACGTAACGTTTAAAAATTTAGAAGGTGCACCGCAGTACGCTGTGGTGACGCTTCCTAATCTAGAAGGTCAAAGTTCAATCGAAGACTATGCAGTTCGTAAATTTGAACAATTAGGTGTGGGACAATCAGATTTAGATAATGGTTTTTTATTTGTTATTGCAATTGAAGATAGAAAATATCGCTTAGAAGTCGGATATGGTGTAGAAGATGTCATCACAGATAGTATGAAAGAAGATATTGTATCAGATGAGGCAACTGAATTATTACAAGATGAGCAATACGGCGATGCGATTATGTTAATTTCAAAAAACGTTGAAAAAGTAGTCGTGGATCGTTATGGTAATTATGAAGCGTCTAAGCAACAGGTGGTTGAGGAAAAAGCTCGACAAGCCCAAATGTTTCATATGTTTGGACAAGTTATAGTGAGTCTTGTGTCAGCTACTGGATTAGGCGCACTTGGGTATATGATGTACTTGTTTATAATCAAGAAGAAAATTAGTCATACATATATTAATGAACAAGTTGAGGGTTATCACTTTGAGTCAGCTAAAACCATTGCAAGTGTGCCAATAGCTGCTAAAAAACAACGTGTATCTTTCGCTAAGTTATATGCTCAAAAAAGTAAAAGAAATCAGTTGCCATTGAATCAATTACCAGATGTTTTGGCAGTTGGTTTGGTTGAAGATGCGATTATGCAGTATCAACAAGCCAATCGGGGACGCAATGTTTATAAAGTGCCCATCTATTTAGAAGGTGAGCAGTTAGCTGAATTAACACAACAACTTGTTGAAGCATTTGATAGTTTTAAGTTGCCATTAAAGGTTAATCCTTATTTACAAGCACCTTATATTGAGCAAATTGGTCATTATGTGGAACATCGAACTATTGAACATCAACATTTGTTAGCTATTTCAGATCATAACAAGCAAATGGTAGAAAATATTTCGTATCGTTATACTGAACACATAGGGGCATTGAATAAAACCACGATTGAAAATGAGTTGTTAGTTGCGCTTATGACGTATCGTTTGTTAGAAGGTAAGAATTTATCGGATGACTCATTGTTAAGTCAATTAGACTTTTCTGACCAGCCGTTAGCTTCAGCATATCAATACGCAGAGAAGCAACGTAAAAAGATTGCCAAAGACAAACGTGAAAAAGCGTTAAATGACTTATCTAATATGACATTAGGCGATTATTATTTACAAACGCTGATTTGGTCGAGCTATGCTAGCTCATCCGGTGGAGGCTTCTCTGGAGGAGGTTCTTCATTTGGAGGAGGTTCTTCAGGTGGCGGAGGCTTTTCTGGTGGTTGGTAA
- a CDS encoding peptide MFS transporter, with product MASKEKTFLGQPLGLATLFFTEMWERFSYYGMRAILLYYMYDTVANGGLGLEKSTALAIMSIYGSLVFMSSIVGGWISDRLLGSKKAVFLGGLAIMIGHIVLSLPFGISTLFLSMLFIIIGTGMLKANVSNMVGLLYSKEDVRRDAGFSIFYMGINIGALLAPIIVGTLGQEYNYHLGFSVAAVGMLIGLIVYHFQGKKTLGTSGNQATNPITADEKSKLIKLFSFVIVAVMAIFAAAYFANALTIDFFVNFISILGISLPIIYFTRMLRSKDVTQEERKRLLAYIPLFISGIIFWSLQEQGSSILALFADERTKNSLWGFNVPASWYQTLNPIFVVGLTPVFVGLWTKLGKRQPSTVVKFSFGLLFAGLSFILLMFPGMLFGTDARVSPMWLLLSFFIMVLGELCLSPVGLSVTTKLAPKAFEAQTLAIWLLADASSQAINAQIARFYTPATESAYFGIIGAVAVVAAIVLYSIRKPIKQMMGSIH from the coding sequence ATGGCTTCGAAAGAAAAAACGTTTTTAGGACAGCCTCTAGGATTAGCCACATTATTCTTTACAGAAATGTGGGAAAGATTTAGTTATTATGGTATGCGTGCAATTTTACTGTACTATATGTACGATACCGTTGCTAACGGTGGATTAGGATTAGAAAAATCGACTGCTTTAGCAATTATGTCAATTTATGGTTCACTTGTTTTTATGTCAAGTATCGTAGGTGGTTGGATTTCTGACCGTTTACTAGGCTCTAAAAAAGCAGTGTTCCTTGGTGGACTAGCTATTATGATTGGACATATTGTCTTGTCTTTACCATTTGGTATTAGCACACTGTTCTTATCAATGTTATTTATTATTATCGGAACAGGGATGTTAAAAGCTAACGTCTCAAACATGGTCGGCTTACTTTATTCAAAAGAAGACGTTCGTCGTGATGCTGGATTCTCAATTTTCTATATGGGGATTAACATTGGGGCACTACTAGCACCGATTATTGTAGGAACATTAGGACAAGAATATAACTATCATTTAGGTTTCTCCGTTGCAGCAGTCGGCATGTTAATCGGTTTAATTGTCTACCATTTCCAAGGCAAGAAAACTCTAGGTACTTCAGGTAATCAAGCAACGAATCCTATTACTGCAGATGAAAAATCTAAATTAATCAAACTATTTAGTTTCGTTATCGTAGCAGTGATGGCTATCTTTGCTGCAGCATACTTTGCTAACGCATTAACGATTGATTTCTTTGTTAACTTTATTAGTATTTTAGGTATCAGTTTACCAATTATCTACTTCACACGCATGTTACGTTCTAAAGATGTAACACAGGAAGAACGCAAACGTTTATTGGCTTATATTCCGTTATTTATTTCAGGAATTATCTTCTGGTCATTGCAAGAACAAGGCTCATCTATTTTAGCGTTATTCGCAGACGAGCGTACTAAAAATTCTTTATGGGGATTCAATGTCCCAGCTAGTTGGTACCAAACATTGAACCCAATTTTCGTAGTAGGTTTAACCCCTGTATTTGTTGGTCTTTGGACTAAATTAGGAAAACGTCAACCTTCTACTGTTGTAAAATTCTCATTTGGTTTACTATTTGCTGGTTTATCTTTCATCTTATTAATGTTCCCAGGAATGTTATTTGGAACAGATGCCCGAGTTAGCCCAATGTGGTTATTGTTGAGCTTCTTCATTATGGTATTAGGTGAGTTATGTTTATCTCCAGTAGGACTTTCTGTTACGACTAAATTAGCCCCTAAAGCGTTTGAAGCACAAACATTAGCTATTTGGTTATTAGCAGATGCTTCATCTCAAGCTATTAATGCACAGATTGCTCGTTTCTACACACCAGCAACTGAATCAGCTTATTTCGGTATTATTGGAGCTGTCGCTGTCGTTGCTGCTATTGTTCTTTATTCAATACGCAAACCAATTAAACAAATGATGGGAAGCATTCACTAA
- a CDS encoding folate family ECF transporter S component: protein MKRKIGAKEIALMGLLIAMQIILTRQFVIQTEFFRISFSFIAVILMGWLFGPLFAAIGNGLADMFGFVLRPVGMFFPGYTLTAAIEGLVYGLFFYKKEMTLGRNIVGNLAGSIVSTGLNTVWLFMTMGKASTLAYLPTRLVAALVLLVVKILVIELIAKRKMLTRLISK from the coding sequence ATGAAAAGAAAAATTGGTGCTAAAGAAATAGCATTGATGGGGTTATTGATTGCCATGCAAATTATTTTAACTCGTCAATTTGTTATTCAAACTGAGTTCTTTCGTATTAGCTTTAGTTTTATTGCAGTTATTTTAATGGGGTGGTTATTTGGTCCACTGTTTGCTGCGATAGGGAATGGTTTAGCCGATATGTTTGGTTTCGTTTTACGGCCAGTCGGAATGTTTTTCCCAGGTTATACCTTAACGGCAGCTATCGAAGGATTAGTTTATGGGCTATTTTTTTACAAAAAAGAGATGACCCTAGGACGTAATATCGTCGGTAACTTAGCCGGTTCGATTGTTTCAACAGGTCTAAATACGGTATGGTTATTCATGACAATGGGAAAAGCATCGACGTTAGCTTATTTACCAACACGTTTAGTTGCCGCCCTGGTCTTACTAGTAGTAAAAATCTTAGTTATAGAATTAATAGCAAAAAGAAAAATGTTAACCCGTTTAATATCCAAATAA
- a CDS encoding class I SAM-dependent methyltransferase yields the protein MNVSSETMEQAFQLLNVSITKIQQALEISFFEGYIETVENILDNHQVRVVEGEPNAEVVKELEELYQQFSSLELTQTELRNALQLVMLNGLQHEPVQPNHQLTPDALGFLFSYLGEQLLKTKKEQTNQLLDLTVGTGNLLYTVLLYLKESGYKMEATGVDIDDTLLTIASLNSALLKEKVTFFHQDSMQNLLVAPADLVISDLPIGYYPHDERVQDFTVQASEGHTYAHHLLMEQSMTYTKNDGFGIFLVPEDFLVSDQAPELKKWLQEKVHLLAVVGLPETLFQSANSRKSIIIVQNRSEQVEPPKEVLIARIPTLKDPQAIQGFFTEFAKWQKNNL from the coding sequence ATGAATGTGTCTTCAGAAACAATGGAGCAGGCATTTCAACTACTAAACGTTAGTATTACTAAGATTCAGCAAGCGTTAGAGATATCTTTTTTTGAAGGTTATATTGAAACGGTTGAGAATATTTTAGATAATCATCAAGTACGAGTGGTGGAAGGTGAGCCAAATGCCGAAGTTGTTAAAGAACTAGAAGAGCTGTATCAACAGTTCAGTTCATTAGAATTAACGCAAACTGAATTGCGTAATGCGTTGCAATTAGTTATGCTGAACGGACTACAGCATGAACCGGTGCAACCCAATCATCAATTAACACCAGATGCATTAGGTTTCTTGTTTAGTTATTTAGGTGAACAACTGTTAAAAACTAAAAAAGAACAAACCAACCAATTGTTAGATTTAACCGTTGGTACAGGTAATTTGTTATACACTGTTTTACTGTATTTGAAAGAATCTGGCTATAAGATGGAAGCGACAGGGGTGGATATCGACGATACATTATTAACGATTGCCTCATTAAACAGCGCACTTTTGAAAGAAAAGGTGACATTTTTCCATCAGGATAGTATGCAAAACTTATTAGTAGCACCAGCTGATTTGGTTATTAGTGATTTACCTATTGGCTATTATCCACACGATGAGCGTGTACAAGATTTTACGGTACAAGCGAGCGAAGGCCATACCTATGCACATCATTTATTGATGGAACAAAGTATGACTTATACAAAAAATGATGGCTTTGGTATTTTCTTAGTACCAGAAGACTTCTTAGTCTCTGATCAGGCGCCGGAATTAAAGAAATGGTTACAAGAAAAAGTTCACTTACTCGCAGTGGTGGGCTTACCAGAAACATTATTCCAATCAGCCAACTCGCGCAAATCTATTATTATTGTACAAAACAGAAGCGAGCAGGTTGAGCCGCCTAAGGAAGTGCTAATTGCGAGAATACCAACATTAAAGGATCCACAAGCCATCCAAGGTTTCTTTACAGAATTTGCTAAGTGGCAAAAAAATAATCTATAA